The Desulfofundulus salinus genome includes the window GGCTTGCCCAGGAAGGGTTCGGCTTCTACCAGCTCAATGCCCCGGCTGGCTGGATCGTAGATGGTCAAGGATTCCCTCATTTTCGCCTGGTAGCCGTCACCCAGGACAAAGGTGGGGAAACGATATTTCCAGGCCGTGTTGAAGGCCTTGATGGTATAATCAAAAAGCTCCTGGTGAGTGGCGGTAGAGTAGACAATACGCAGACCCTCGCCGTTGCCGCCCAGGGTGGTCATGGTTACTTCCTGCTGGGAGTAAATTACGGTTGCCGTAGAGGGGCCGCCCCGCTGCTGGATTACCACCACAGTAGGCAGGCGCATGGCTTCGGCCATGGACATGGGTTCCTGCATCAGGGTGTTGCCCGGTCCTGCCGTGGCGGTGAAGGCTTTGCGTCCGGCCAGCACGCCGCCGACAGTGGTAAAACCGGCGGACAGCTCATCCTCTGTTTGCAGGAATTCGCGACCATATTTGGGTGCCAGACGGGTCCAGTAGTGCATGATTTCATTCTGAGGGGTAATGGGGTAACCGTACATGATCTCTGCGCCGGCCACCAGCGCAGCCCAGGCTACCACCTCATTACCGGTCATAAAGACCCGCTTTTCACCCTCAATTGGTTTGTCAGGCATAATGACCTACACCTCCTGAAATCTTATCCCGTTAATGTTCAGTGAACCCACTTGGGTGCGGCGCTGTCCTTGCTCACTCCAGTGCTTCGCGCCGACAGCACCACGGTTCGCTTCGGGCCGGCTCTGGCTCTCTGCGGATTACCATCGACACTGTTACCTCCCGACCATAATTAAACTGCCCGATGTGTCACCAATAGGTGTTCTTCCATTTGTTTTCATTTGGCGTCCTCGAGAGCTGAGCCGGCGGCCTCGCTTCACCGGGTGCTGTTACCGGCGCTTCGCAAGTCGTTCGCTCCGGACAGTGCCGCACCCTCGTCAGTACGGTTTTGCTGAACATTCACTCTTGCCCTTAAGAGAAGCGCAAAAAGAGCTTTTCTTTTTCACCACAGGGTTTGGGGCATATAACGCTTAATGGGCCATACCGGGTGGCCTGCCGCATCATGGGAACCGATGACCCGGGCCAGTTCCTCCAGGACGGTAGTGGCCACCACGGGAATGCCCAGCTGCCGGGCAGCCTCGTCCACAATCCCTGCCCCTTCCTGGACAAATTCCACGGTGGTTTCGTCCCCCAGGTGGCTGTTGTTAATTAAACCATCCACCCTCCCCAGAGACCGGACATACTCCACAATTTCTTCCACGGTACCGGTCATGGGCCGGCCTACGTTTACCACCACGAAAATCTTTAAATCAGGATCGGTGACCGCGCCCTCCACCAGGTTTAAGGTTTTGGCTCCTTCCACACCGTAGCCAATATCCAGGATTACGTCCCCGGGAAGCCTTAAGGCCCAGCGGTTGGCGGGGTGAAGGATGCTCCCCGTTTCCCCCAAACCCATCATCTCCCTGGTTTCCCAGGCTACCACATTTATTCCCATGGCAGTCAATTTTTTCTTGATCGGGCGCAGGGTATAGCAGGGTTCCACGATGTCCAGATCAACCAGGTTTACCTGCCGGCCACTGGAGGCCAGAAAAATGGCCCGGTTGACCGCCACTTCGCTTTTGCCACTGGCATACTCTCCAATATAGGCTTCCACTATCCGGCCGGAAATACATCTTCACCTCCGCCAGGATGACGCGAAAGATAAAAAAATTTAAAATCCCTATATTTATTTTCTAAAAAGTTAGTACAACAACATAAGAACGAAAACCGGGACAGTTGGGTCTACTGTCCCTAATTTTATTAATTTTTATTAATTTTATTTATTTATCAGACCACCCAACCCATGTTTAGTATATTGCAAAAAGGACTCCACGTCAACACAAGCCAAAATTTGAAAAATTGGCTAAACAAAAAAGTAGTGCAACAGGATTAAGAGTATCACCCCGGGTACCTGAAGCAATCCGGCGGTGAGGAGAGTAACCGGGTTAACAGCAATCCTTAACCCCAACTGGCCGAGGAAAATATTGAACAAAAATAATAATACTCCCCCCATCAAAAGTTGCAGGATCAACCGCAAGGTGAATTTAAAAACCTTGAGCAAAACACTGCCCATGAGAAATAATCCCAAAAGACCGAGGGCTATCAACAAAAGCAGCTTTAACTCCATCAGTCCCACCCCTTTTACCGGCAATCTTGTCCCACGGCATGTATATGGAGTGGGAAGGGAAAATATGCTTACTTCTTATAACTCCCGGCGGCCTTCCAGGGCCCTGGCCAGGGTCATCTCATCGGCATATTCCAGGTGGGCGCCCACGGGCAAACCGTGGGCAATGCGGGTAACCTTCAAACCCAGGGGTTTGATTAGCTGGGCCAGGTAAAGGGCGGTGGCATCACCTTCAACGTCCGGATTGGTGGCCAGAATTACTTCTTTTATCTTTCCTTCACCCAACCTGGCCAGAAGCTGCTTGATGGTCAGGTCATTGGGGCCCACCCCGGCCAGGGGTGAAATGGCCCCCTGCAGGACGTGGTAGAGCCCCCGGTAGCCCCGGGTTTTTTCCATGGCCAATACGTCCCTCGGCTCCTGGACCACACATACCAGGGTGTTATCCCGGCCCGGGTCGGAACAAATCTGGCAGACCTCCCGGTCGGTGAGGTTGGCACAGACGGAACAATAGCGGACGTTGTCGCGGGCGAAAACCAGGGCCCGGGCCAGGTTGTGGGCTACTTCCGGCGGTGCGTTCAAAAGATAAAAAGCCAGGCGCTGGGCTGTTTTGGGACCGATACCGGGCAGCTTGGACAGCTCCTCAATCAGGCGGTTCGCCGGGCCGGAGAGATACCTCACCGGTTCTCACCCCTAAAAAAGGCCGGGCAGGTTCAGTCCACCGGTCAGTTTGCCCATTTCCTTTGACACCATTTCCCGCGATTGATTGAGGGCGCTGTTCACGGCTGTCAGGATAAGCTCCGTCAACATTTCTACGTCCTCCGGGTCCACCGCTTCGGGCTTGATTTCCAGGGCCACCAGTTCCTGTTTTCCGTTCACCACTGCCTTTACGGCCCCTCCCCCGGCGGTGGCTTCCACTGTCCGGTTGCCCAGTTCCTCCTGCAGGCGCATCATTTCCGCCTGCATTTTCTGGACCTGCTTCAGCATTTTGTTCATATTGGGACCCATCATGATTGATCTCTCCTTTTAATTAATTTTTTCTTCTATCTCTTCTCCCCCAAAGAGCTGGATGGCCGTTGCGGCGTCAAGCTGCTCATCCGGCTCGTCCGGTTTCCTTTCTTCCGGGGGAGCGTTCCCGTACACTATGTTTACCCGCCAGGTTCCCGGAAATAAAACGGCCAGCGCCTCTTCCACCACCCGGCGGTTTGCCGCCGTGTCCAGCAGCTCCTTGAACATGTCATCGGGGCCGAAGGCTATGGTTAACACCCCTTCCCCAACCTGCTCGGGCCAGCTGTGGATAAGATAATTGTATACCGGGAGGTTTTTGCTTTGAACCAGGTCCAGCACCTGTGGCCAGCGCTGCCTGATTTTGTCCAGCGTAACACCGCCGTTGGCGCAAACCTCCCCGTTTCCGGGGGGAGCTTTTACGGCCTGAGTTGGCTGAACTTCTTTTGTGGCGGCTCGTTTTTTCCCCCGCCCTCCCGCAGCGGTGTTTTTACCTGCCTGGGGCCGTTCTGTGCTTGTGTCGCCCGTGTTGCCAGCCTTTAGTTCTTCCTCTGGAGGTTGGACATCTTTTTCGACAACATCTTTTTCCCCAACGGAACCATTCACGCGGCCGGCCATCAACTGTTCCAGGCGCAACTCCAGCTGTTCCACCCGCCGGGCAAGGGCGGCCGGGGAACTGCCGCTTTCGGGACGGGTGGCTTCTACCAGGGCCACCTCCAGCAAAACGCGGGGCTGGCTGGCCCATTTCATATCCTGTTCCACCCGGGTCAACACATGTAAAATGTGCAGCAATTGTTCCCGGGTGAACTCACCGGCCCGTTCCAGCAAACGCTCCCTTTCTCCGGAAGCCAGGGTCAGCTCTTCGTGGGGTGAAACCCGGATTAGCATGAGGTTGCGTAAGTAGGCCGTCAGCCCCTGGACAAAGAGGCGCAGGTCCTTTCCTTCTTCCACCAGGGTAGCAACCAGGTGCAGCAAGCGGTCCGCCCGGCCGGCAGCCAGGTTTTGAGCCGCCCCATCCAGCAGGTCGTCCCGCACGGTACCCATAATCCGGTGCACATGGTCTACGGTAACAACCATGTTGCCGTAAGCCGCCGCCTGATCCAGGATGCCCAGGGCGTCCCGCAGGCCACCATCGGCAGCCCGCGCAATCAGATATAAAGCCTCCTCTTCCACTTGAAAACCTGCTCCGGCGGCCACCTCCCGCAAACGGGCCAGCATATCCGCAAGGCCAATGGGATGAAAATCAAAACGCTGGCACCGGGACAGGATGGTCAGGGGGACTTTATGAGGCTCGGTAGTGGCCAGAACAAAAACCACATGGGCGGGCGGTTCCTCTAATGTTTTCAGCAGGGCATTAAAAGCCTCACTGGTCAGCATATGCACTTCGTCTATAATATAAACCCGGTAGCCGGCCAGCGCCGGTGAAAATCTTACTTTTTCCCGCAGTTCCCTGATCTCGTCAATGCCCCGGTGGGAGGCGGCATCTATTTCCACCACGTCCATGGATGTACCCGCGTTAATCTCCCGGCACACGGCACATTCATTGCAGGGTTCAGCCCCCTGGCGCGCAAGGCAATTCAGTGCCCTGGCCAGGACCTTGGCCGTAGTTGTTTTTCCCGTGCCCCGGGGACCACAAAAAAGATAGGCGTGGGCAATTCTCCCGGCCAGCAAGGCATTCTTCAGGGTAAGGGTAACGTGTTCCTGGCCGACGATTTCTTGAAAACGCCAGGGGCGCCACTTGCGGTATAGGGCCTGGTAAGACATGGTGATTCACTCCACGAAAGTATTCATTAAACCGGCCATACGGCACGGCATTGCCGTGCCCGCTCCGGCGCTCCGTACCCAAAGCACCCCTTGCCTGGACAGCCTGCCTTTGCAAGGAGTCTTTTCCAGCTGTTCACGCTTTAGTATATAGTCTTACAACAAATTCGCCGTCATTTAATAGTTTCCTCTTTTAGAAAAAATAAAGAACTGCTTTTACGCAGTTCGTGAAATCTTATTGGCCGTGCACCTGTCGTTGAATGGTGACTTCCGGGCGTTACCCCTGCAGGTAGCTCGGGTCAGGCACCCTTGCGGCACCCGGAGGTGCTTCCTTAGTGCTGCTTCCGCCAGGACCTGACACGGTTCAGAAGTCTCCGTCGCGCAAGACCCAACCGTCGTCACCCCTTACAGGAGCCGGACCCCACAAGCCACACCCGCGGACAGGAATTCGACCCCGCTACAGCGGTTTGCGGGTACAGGGCACCGCTACCTCCCCGTCTAGCACGGCCAATGCTTCCACCGGCCGTAGGCCGACCATGCCAAACCTGCGGCCAAAAACTTTTTACTGGCGGAGAGAGTGGGATTCGAACCCACGAGACAGGCTTTGTACCCGTCTACTCGCTCTCCAGGCGAGCGCCTTCAACCACTCAGCCATCTCTCCACGATCTGGCCCTGGCCTACTGCCGCTGGTACGATATTCTTTTATATAATTTATTATATCCATGCCGCACAAAAAACTCAAGAGGGGGGTACCTGGCAGAGCTGCGGCATGCCGGGTCTCCGTTTTTATATTTTACAACCAACGACGGGTTTTTGCAAGCGGTTCTTCCGTGCGGAATGTCGTCTCCTGTGGCCATGTCTCCCGTGGCCACTGCGGGTCGTATGTTATACACGGGTACACCCTTGTTTTTCCCCGGCAAATACCCATGAGGGGCACACCACTTTTCACGTTTCTCCCGTTAAGGTACTATATAATTGATGTATAATCTTCTAAATGAACCTGGAAAGATGACTAGCTTTTTTGAAAGGGGACGGGATTTTGCAAGCGGAGCAGCTTCAGGCTTTAAAGAACTGGTTTAACCAATACGTTAAGAACTTTTACCATGATGACCCCGACGTTCAGGCAGGAATCAAGCTCAAGGAGGAACACACCAAAAGGGTCTGCGAGAAAATATTGCGTATCGGAAGCTCTTTAAACCTGGGGGCTGAAGACCTTTACCTGGCCGAAACCATCGCCCTGTTTCACGATATTGGGCGCTTTAAACAGTTTGCCCTCTACCATACTTTTAACGACCGGCGTTCGGAAAATCATGCGCTCCTGGGCATACGCGAACTGGAACGGACCGGAGTGCTCGTCGCCCTAACAGAAGAAGAAAGGAACCTGATCACGAAGGCCATCGAGTATCATAACCTTTGTACGCTGCCCCCGGATTTACCGGACCGACTCTCCTTATTTGCCCGGCTGATCCGGGATGCAGATAAACTGGACATCCTGGAGATGTTCACCGCTTCCCTGGACCGTAAGAACGATCAACCAAACGCCCAGCAGATTTCCGGCCTCCCCGATACACCGGGATATTCGCCGGTTCTGGTTCGAAACCTGCTTCAAGAACAACTCTGTTACTACGATGACATGAAAAATTTTAACGACCGCAAACTGCTCATGCTTTCCTGGATTTACGACATCAATTTCCCCTGCTCGCTCTCGGATATTGCCGGGAACGGCTATGTAGAAAAAATTATCGCCCGACTGCCAAAGACCGGAGAGATCCAGAAAGTTTACGACCATTTGCAGGCTTACATAGCGCGCCGGCAGGCCCGCTGAAGCGACGAAGTTTCCTGCAGGCAGACATGCCGGGCGAACACGTAGACCCGGGCATTATGCCCGGGCCCACCCCAACCACCAACGACATAGCGGCGGCCAAAGGAATAATCTTTTGCTGATCCAGCGGTCCCTATTTCTCCCTGTCCGCCAGCAAAACTCCCCCGACACCCACATTTTCACGTTCCATCTCTTCAATGAGAATTGTAAAAGCCTGGGCGGGGATATTCATTATTTTGCTGGCGATTTCGGTAAAGGACTTCACCAGTTCCGCCTTTTGTTCCTTGCTCATTTTCGGGCCGTGAACCGTAATTACGGGCATCCTGTCACCCCCTCTTGATGCTGCAGGATTCTCAAAAAGCGCCCTCTTTTTTTCCGAGAGGACGCTTAGTTTGCTCTTAGACCGCTTTCAAGCTTTCGGCCCGGATGAGGTCCAGCAAGCGCTTTTTCAGGCGCAAGAATTCGGGCTCGTCTTTCACTTCGTAAGTGCGCGGCCGGGGCAAGTTGATCTGAACCGTCTCTTTAATTTGCCCGGGGCGGGCGGTCATTACGTGCACCGTATCGCTTAAAAAAACTGCTTCCTCCACGTCATGGGTTACAAAGAGAATGGTCTTGCGGGATTCCTCCCACACCTTGAGCAGAATCTCCTGCATGATCAATCTGGTTTGGGCGTCCAGGGCGCCAAACGGCTCGTCCATGAGCAGTATTTCCGGGTCGTTGGCCAGGGCACGGGCAATGGCGACCCGCTGTTTCATCCCTCCGGAAAGACTTACCGGGTACGCATCCTCAAAACCCTTCAAACCGACCAGTTCAATGTAATGCTGGGAGATGGCGTGGCGCTCTGCCGCCGGTACGCCACGCAATTCCAGGCCAAATTCGATGTTGCGCCGCACCGTCAACCAGGGAAAAAGGGTATAGGATTGGAAAACCATCCCCCGGTCCGGTCCAGGCCCCTTGATTTCCCGGCCGTCCAGCAGTACCCGCCCGGCGGTGGGCCCGGTCAATCCGGCCACAATCCGCAGGATGGTGGACTTGCCGCACCCCGACGGGCCGAGAATGGTCACGAATTCCCCTTCCCGCACTTCAAAACTGGTGGCCTGGAGCGCCTCCACATCGTTGCGCCGCCCGTTAAAGGTTTTACATACCCCTTGAATCCTCAACTTAATACCCTTGCCACCTAACATTTTAAGTCCCCCGCCGCTGGTATGCAAACAACACATTATAGATAAACTTAAAAATTAAATCGGTAATCATACCTAAGAGGCCAATGGTCAGGATGCAAACAAATATTTTTTCCGTGTGCCCAAACCTGGCCGCGTGCATGATGGCATAACCCAGGCCGGAACTGGCCCCCACAATTTCGGCCACCACCAGGTAGGTCCAGGCCCAGCCGAAAGTAATGCGCAAAGTATCCACTATCCCCGGCAATGAGGCAGGGATAATCACCCGGCTGAAAACGGAAAAGCCCCTGGCCCCCAGGGTGTAGCTTACTTCGATTAGCTCGATGGGCACGTTCTTGGTCACGTCCATGACCATGAGCACCTGCTGGAAAAAAGTCCCCCAAAAGATGACCATGATCTTTTCCGGTTCACCCAGGCCCAGCCAAAGGATGAACAGGGGAATAAAGGCCGAAGCCGGCATATAGCGGATAAAGCCAAACATGGGCTCAAAAAAACCCATGGCCCACTTCCAGGTACCCATGAGGATCCCCAGGGGTACCGCGATTACAGCCGAGATTAAAAAACCGGAAGTAACGCGAAAAGTGCTGACCAGGGCATGTTCAGCAAGTGAACCGTCCCGGATCATCTCAATTGCCGTCCGGGCCACCTCACCGGGGGTCGGCAACAAAGAGGCCGGCACCAGATGCCCGTAGGCCAGCAAGGACCAGATGACAAACAAGAGGGCAAAGTGTGCGGCTCCCAGGCCGCTGTATAATGACTTGCTTATATCCTGCCGCAACAACATTTTGTAACCTCGATGTTACTGGCGCCGCGGTCCGGGCGCCGGAATATATAATTGAGAATTAAAACTGCCGGGTGGCGGCCTCCCGACGGCTGGATGAACGCCACCCAGCGCCGCTTTGGGGTTGGTGTCTTCTAAATAGGTTACTTCGGAGCTTTTTCCAGGTAGCTGCCATCAATCATCTGGTTGATGTCGGGCCTGGTGTTGATCACTTTTTTATCATAGTAGAAGTCTACCGCTTTCTGCAAGGTTTTTTGAATTTCACCGTTGAAAAACTTCAGGTTGTCTTCCAGGCTGTACAACCGGATGCCGTCCAGGAAACCTTCCGGCTTCATGTCCAGCCCCCTGGCCATGATTTTCACCGCCTCTTCCTGGTTTTCGGCATAAAACTTCATGGCCTTGGCCAGGCCGTTCACGATGGCCTGCATTTCCCTGGGATGGCTTTCGGCAAAATCTTTACGGAAAGCCACCGCATCAACAATCAGCCCCGGTGTTTCCCTGGAGGTAATGATCAGGTTGCCGTTGCCTTCCTTAACTCCCCTGGACAGCCAGGGTTCCCAGGTTACCGCCGCATCCACTTTCCCGGCAACAAAGGCCTGACCGGCATCTCCGGCACTGCCAGACTGAACCATCTTGATGTCGTTTTCACTCAAACCGGCTTTTTCCAGGCAGTTCAACAGGAAGAAGTGGCTGGTGGTACCCACGTCGAGGGCCACGGTTCTGCCTTTCAGGTCAGCTACCGATTTAATGTCCTTTTTGGCCACGATACCGTCGCCGCCGTAGGAATCATCCAGCGCCCAAATAATTTTCAGCGGTACCCCTTCGGCTTCCAGGGTGGATTCAATGTCCAGGGTGGTGGCCATGCCGTCCACCTTGTTGCCCTTTAAAGCAGCCTTCCGCTCAGCCAAACCCTGAATGACGGAAATTTCCACATCCAGCCCTTCCTCTTTGAAAAAGCCCTTATCCCGGGCTAAAAACAACGGGCCATATCCCGGCCAGGTAGGCAGGGTAATGCGCACCTTTTCCAGTTTTTGCTCCTGCCCGGTCCCTGCCTGTTGCTGCTTCCCGGAATCAGACGTTTTTTGCCCCCCGCAACCGGCCGCGACCAAAACCAGGACAAGGACCAGGGTTAAAACCGCCAGTTTACTAAGTCTACTTAACACTACATCTCCCTCCTGTAGTTTTAAAGTTTTAGCGCAATAAACCGTTCGACAAAAAAAACATCTTTCCTGTCGGCAGGAAATTAACTTTTACTGGTATTTTTAGACATCAGGGCTTCAACAAGGGCCATGTTTTCCTCCGGCCGGCCCACGGTAATGCGCAGGCAGTTGGGCAAATTAAAACCGTGGCCGGGGCGGACGATAATCCCCTGTTCAACCAGGTAGTGGTATACTTCCCTGCTGTCCTCACCCGTATCTACCAATAGAAAATTGGTCTGGCTGGGAATGACCCTCCAGCCACAGGCAGTTAGCTGTTCAGTCAACCACTGCCGCTGCTCGCGGTTGTATTTTTGCATGGTTTCTACATATGTACGGTCGCGAAAGGCAGCCAGGGCGGCTGCCTGCCCCAAAACACCTGCATTAAAGGGAGGACGGACCCGGTGCACCCGGGCAACGAGGCCGGCAGCTGCGATTAGATAACCCACCCGGGCCGCCGCCAGACCGTATATCTTGGAAAAGGTGCGCATCACCAGCAGGCGGGGCTCGGCATTAATGAGAGGTACGGCCGTATATTTCGCCGGATCATCGGTGTACTCGTTGTAGGCTTCATCCACCGCCACCAGCACCCGTTCCGGCAGCCGCCGCAAAAAAGGCAAAAGCTCAGGTGCGGGAAAGGCCGTACCGGTAGGGTTGTTGGGGTTGCAGATAAAAATGAGTTTTGTTTTTTCTGTAACGGCGGCAGCCACCTTTTCCAGGTCAATGCGATAGTCGGTTAAAGGGACGCGCACCGGTACGGCCCCGGCCAGGTGAGCAGCCGCAGCGTAGGAACCAAAGGTAGGGGAAGGGATTAGCACCTCGTCTCCCGGATCAAGAAAGGCCATGGCCACCAGGTTTATTACTTCGTCGGCCCCATTGGCCAGGAGAAATTGTTCCGGTGACAAGCGGTAGAAAGCAGCCAGTTCCCGGCACAGGGCACGGCCGTAAGAGTCGGGATAACGGTGTAGGGCGGCCGCCGCCTCCTGTATGGCCTTTACTGCCGCGGGCGAAGGGCCGTAGGGGTTTTCATTGAAGGAAAGCTTGTACACCCGCTCCCGACCCAGGCGTGCCCGGAGCTCGTCAAGCGGAAGGTCGGGAAGTTCCACCGGGAAGGCCTGCACGGCGGCAGTCCGCCGGGCGGCCAGCAGCTCAAGTTCCATGGGGTTACTCCGCCACTCCTTTCAACATCGAATTGAACACAAGGGACATGAAAAATAAAGGCCGGATGCCTGCTTAAAACCTGTTCACCTATTTAAAGCCGGCGGCCCAACTCATCGGCTGCCATCAGGGCCTGCACCAGCATCTCTTCATCAACAGAAAAGGGCATGTTCTGGATGTCTTCCGCGGCCAGGGCCCCGGCTGCTACTACGGCAAGTTTTTCAGGCGTCACGGCAGCAAGGCCAAGTTCGACAAAGGTTGTGGGTAAGCCCAGCTTCCGGTAATAATTGATAAGTTCCCTTGCTTCAGACGCATTATTTTCCAGCATTAATTGAACCAGAATCCCAAAGGCCACGCTTTCCCCGTGGTAGCGACTGTGGGTTTCCGGCAGGCAGGTCAGGCCGGAATATACCGCGTGGGCGGCTGCAGTACGGCACTCGTCGCCGCCCAACCCGCTGACCAGGCCGCTGACCATGATAATGGCGTCCACCACTTCAGCCAGGTGTTTATTTACTTCCCGGAGTCTAACCGCCTCCAGGGCGGCTTCCCCGTGCAAAACAAGCACTTCCCGGGCCACTGCCGCCAGCTGCAAGGCACTGCGAATCACGGCTGAATCAGAACGGTTCCGGGCTGTTGCTTTCAGCTCATACCACTTGGCCAGGGTATCCCCGATGCCGGCGATTAAAAACCCGGCCGGAGCCCGGGCAATGGTTGTCAGATCCACCACTACCAGATCCGGCAGGCGCACCCGCCGGGAAATTTCCTGGAAAACACCCTGCTCGTTGTAGATGATGGAAATACCGGTAAAGGCCGCGCAGGTGGCGGCAATGGTGGGAACGGTCACCACCGGAACATCAGCCAGGTAAGCCGCTCCCTTGGCCGTATCCAGGGCTTTACCGCCGCCCACGCCAATGAGCATCTCCGCCCCGGCGTCCCGCACGGCAGCAGCCAGCTTTTCGATATTAACAGGGGAACACTCTCCCCCGTACCATACACAACCGGCTATCTCCCTGCCGGCTTCTTTTAACCCTGCCGTGAGGCGCTCCCCGGTAACCTGCAGGGCGGTTTTCCCACCGGCGATCAAAACCCGCCGCACCGCCCGGGGCAATAATTCGCCTAAACTTTCCAGCGCCAGTTCTTCCCGTACATATTTGATTGGAGCAATGCAACGCTGCATATTCACTATCACCCAAAAAACATATTTCGTGATTTCACGACAAAAACCTTCTTTGGCTGTGTGCAAATTCGGCAACCAAAAAACCACCTGCGAAAAATGTCCGGTTCATTTATCCCCCAAAAAAGTCCAGCGCCTGTTTTCTACCTCCACCCATTATGCCAAAAACAACCTGTCCAGCGGACTTTAATTTCGGGTCTTTATTTAAATTTTTAACTGTTACGGTGACTAATCGTCGACACCAGAGCAGCATCCTTGAATGAATAATGGTTCTCCCCTGCAAAAACCCCGGCATAACCCGGGGTTACTAACACTTGAATCTATATACATGCACCTGTATACCGGACACAGTTTCGCCCGGCAGCCTTTGCTGCGTACAGCGTATTGTCGGCGCGCATAATGAGGGTATCGGCCGTGTCCGGCGGGCAGTAACCGGCCACTCCGAAACTGGCAGTCACGTGGTCTACGCCCGGAATATCCATGCGGCTTAACCGTTCTCGAAGCTCTTCCGCTAAACCGGCGGCCTTGTCCACCGATGTATTTGGCAAAAGTATTATAAATTCTTCTCCGCCCCAGCGGGCCAGGCAGTCTGTTTTGCGGATCCTTTGTTTGATCATATCTACTAAACTTTTAAGGACACGGTCGCCGGTAGCGTGCCCGAAGCGGTCGTTTATGCTCTTAAAGTGGTCCAGGTCCACCATGATTATGGAAAAGGGCAGACCGGTCCGCCGCGTGCGCTCAATTTCCTGTTCCAGCACCTGCATAAAATAGCGGCGGTTGTAAGCATTTGTAAGGGGATCGATTATGGACAGCCGGTAAAGCTGTTCCTCCATTTTTTTGTATTTCGTAACGTCCATGGCGTAGTGAAGGTAGATATCCTCTCCCAATGGAACCCACCAGGTATCCCAGATGCCCCCTGCAAATTCCACTTCGCTGTTTATTGGTACATTTTTATCCAAAGCCTCGTCTCCACGGCAGAAATAACATTTCGTGCCGGGTAAAGGGGTGCCGGATTTTTCAATTGCCTCCCGGCACTCGTCTGGAAGGGATTTCGTACCATGTATGCTCCTCCAACAATAATTTCCTACTTTTGTTCCCACCACCATTTCCGCTGCTTTATTCTGCGCCAGAATAAGGCGCTCCCTTGAAACCAGCCAGGCCGGACTGGGAATGCCCTCCAGTATCTGGCGGAGCCGCTCTTCTTTGCGCCTGTTTTCCTCCTCCAGCCG containing:
- a CDS encoding ABC transporter ATP-binding protein; its protein translation is MLGGKGIKLRIQGVCKTFNGRRNDVEALQATSFEVREGEFVTILGPSGCGKSTILRIVAGLTGPTAGRVLLDGREIKGPGPDRGMVFQSYTLFPWLTVRRNIEFGLELRGVPAAERHAISQHYIELVGLKGFEDAYPVSLSGGMKQRVAIARALANDPEILLMDEPFGALDAQTRLIMQEILLKVWEESRKTILFVTHDVEEAVFLSDTVHVMTARPGQIKETVQINLPRPRTYEVKDEPEFLRLKKRLLDLIRAESLKAV
- a CDS encoding ABC transporter permease, which gives rise to MLLRQDISKSLYSGLGAAHFALLFVIWSLLAYGHLVPASLLPTPGEVARTAIEMIRDGSLAEHALVSTFRVTSGFLISAVIAVPLGILMGTWKWAMGFFEPMFGFIRYMPASAFIPLFILWLGLGEPEKIMVIFWGTFFQQVLMVMDVTKNVPIELIEVSYTLGARGFSVFSRVIIPASLPGIVDTLRITFGWAWTYLVVAEIVGASSGLGYAIMHAARFGHTEKIFVCILTIGLLGMITDLIFKFIYNVLFAYQRRGT
- a CDS encoding ABC transporter substrate-binding protein; the encoded protein is MLSRLSKLAVLTLVLVLVLVAAGCGGQKTSDSGKQQQAGTGQEQKLEKVRITLPTWPGYGPLFLARDKGFFKEEGLDVEISVIQGLAERKAALKGNKVDGMATTLDIESTLEAEGVPLKIIWALDDSYGGDGIVAKKDIKSVADLKGRTVALDVGTTSHFFLLNCLEKAGLSENDIKMVQSGSAGDAGQAFVAGKVDAAVTWEPWLSRGVKEGNGNLIITSRETPGLIVDAVAFRKDFAESHPREMQAIVNGLAKAMKFYAENQEEAVKIMARGLDMKPEGFLDGIRLYSLEDNLKFFNGEIQKTLQKAVDFYYDKKVINTRPDINQMIDGSYLEKAPK
- the hisC gene encoding histidinol-phosphate transaminase, which produces MELELLAARRTAAVQAFPVELPDLPLDELRARLGRERVYKLSFNENPYGPSPAAVKAIQEAAAALHRYPDSYGRALCRELAAFYRLSPEQFLLANGADEVINLVAMAFLDPGDEVLIPSPTFGSYAAAAHLAGAVPVRVPLTDYRIDLEKVAAAVTEKTKLIFICNPNNPTGTAFPAPELLPFLRRLPERVLVAVDEAYNEYTDDPAKYTAVPLINAEPRLLVMRTFSKIYGLAAARVGYLIAAAGLVARVHRVRPPFNAGVLGQAAALAAFRDRTYVETMQKYNREQRQWLTEQLTACGWRVIPSQTNFLLVDTGEDSREVYHYLVEQGIIVRPGHGFNLPNCLRITVGRPEENMALVEALMSKNTSKS
- a CDS encoding iron-containing alcohol dehydrogenase family protein, with the translated sequence MQRCIAPIKYVREELALESLGELLPRAVRRVLIAGGKTALQVTGERLTAGLKEAGREIAGCVWYGGECSPVNIEKLAAAVRDAGAEMLIGVGGGKALDTAKGAAYLADVPVVTVPTIAATCAAFTGISIIYNEQGVFQEISRRVRLPDLVVVDLTTIARAPAGFLIAGIGDTLAKWYELKATARNRSDSAVIRSALQLAAVAREVLVLHGEAALEAVRLREVNKHLAEVVDAIIMVSGLVSGLGGDECRTAAAHAVYSGLTCLPETHSRYHGESVAFGILVQLMLENNASEARELINYYRKLGLPTTFVELGLAAVTPEKLAVVAAGALAAEDIQNMPFSVDEEMLVQALMAADELGRRL